Part of the Triticum urartu cultivar G1812 unplaced genomic scaffold, Tu2.1 TuUngrouped_contig_3695, whole genome shotgun sequence genome, CTCAGCTTTTTCACATATATAAGTATCTGCCGAGATGAACCAACAGCATGATGTGTCGTTTTGTGACAGAAGAAGTGAAGTTTGCTAACCATGTATGGCATGTGGTAGAAAGATCCCatcttttttctctctttttcgaGCGAAATACCATCGGACTTTATTAATCACTGATTGATGTGTTTACATAGCTTGAAGGCTTCAGAAAGCCAAACATGGCGACCTGACACAAGAGTAAGCGAATTCCTGGCAATATTATGGGCATCCCATGACAGTTTTCATATCAATGATCTCTCTAATAACATAGCAGTCCTCCCATCTTTTTTCTTTTCAAAAATATAATACATGTCCTATCTTTTTTTTAGAAGAATATACGGATCCTATCTGTATGCTTTTTTTGGGTATATATATgttttttttgagaaaaatatATGTTTATGTTCAACTGATCTGTTTGCAGCCCGCGTTGCGCGTCCAGTGCAGGCCGGGTGTGTTCGTCCACGGCCCACTATTTTGGGCAGGTTGAAAGCTTCTGGGGCATAATTCGTTTAGACCACCAGGGCCCACCCAGCCCATCAATTTCTACAGCCGTGCTGGTGGATCCCCTATTTACCACCTAGCCCAGTTTGGTCGTACGGGTTGTTGTTCGTTCGCTGCAATTTTTATCTTTTCGTTTCTGTTTgcttttttttttgtttttctttccgGTTCTTTACGGGGTTTTCAGATTTTCTTGCTTTGTTATGGTTTTTTTGCTACTTTTTATTTTTAAATACACGGTGAACAAATTTTTAGTACACAGTGAACAATACTTTAATATCCGATGACCTTTTTAGAATACATACTAAATAATTTTGTAATATATGATGAAAATTCTCATAATACACACTAAAAAATTCTAATATactttgaacattttttaatacacaCTGGATATTTTTCTCATATACAGTGAACTGTGTTAATATACGATGAACATATTTTTCTGTATACACTGAATATTTTTTAAACTCGCACAGATTTTTAAGAAGGGTTTAAAACTTTTAGATTCACAAAAAAAAAATACTGAGAAAAACCGACTAAAATATTAAAGAGTAAAAAGCATGCTCACGCCAGAGTTGGCCGGCCCATTACCCTTGCTTTCAGGTGTTGTTGCCACGCCTACCCGACGCCTGCGGGCGTCCAACAGGAGTCGGTGCTGAAACCTGAATTTTCCAGACAACTGACGATCTTTTTCTAGATCAACGATTCTGAATCTTCTATTAGCAGAGTTCCTTCGAGATTTGCGGCAACAAAGGTGGCTTTCCCAATTACAAGTTTATTGCATAAGAGAAGTACCCTAGCACGTACGGCACGGTGATCACCAGGTTCAGTCAGCGGTCTTCTTGTAGCTATGCCACCGTGCGAGGTGCGACGAGCAGGTACGTGGACATGCAATCAGGGGGGGTAAAAATGACATGCACGGCACTGGGTGAAACAAACATCAACACCGGCAGATACATATGGTGGGAATACAGCCACGACCCAGTCGTCTGCGCATGTACGCACGAGAACGCATGGAGATTTGGTCGTGCCTCCAAGGCACACGCACGCCCGGAGAGGGAAAGGTTTGGTGGTGCATGCATGGCCGTGCGTGTGCATGAGTCCGAGATTTGTTGTTGTCTTGATGAGTTCTCTTATGCTAGTGAAGCACAATTTTCATGGCTTTGTTATAAACTAGTCCATTTGATTTGGTACGAGAATTGGTCTATTCACGACTCTATTTATCATCATGTATCACAGTGTACTAGATTTAAAGTTTTCCGATTTGACTGAGGGTCTCCACAGCATATGACAAAGCGGCCGAGCTACTTTCGTCGGCATAGTAAGCATCTTTCGAGGTTgtacaagaagaagaagaagaagaagaagaagaagaagaaaatcgCATGCTATGTTTGAATGTGATGCGCTTGACGTTCATAGGTTATGGTATGCCTTCCATCAATACTACGCCTGTGTGTATGGAATAAACTTGGTACGGGGCACCTTTGCTCAGACGGAGCATTGTTTCCATGATGGGGGGAGACATTTTGTGTTGTCAGGAGATGACTCGCCGAAGCGATAAAGCCCCTAATAATCCATAGAACCCGCCAAACTCTTATGCTTCTTCTATTACTGACTCAACAAATCAGTCGGGGGAGAGCGTAAGTTTGTGCTAGAGGAGGGTGTTAGTTAAAACCACAATAGCTATATCTAAATTGATTGAATTTACAATTTGGATATGTTAATTTTGTGGAATGAAGAAAGTTGCAGAAAAAAAAGGGTGACTGTTGGATCTTAATATAATGGCCAAGAAAAGTGGCTTACCTAAAATAAATTTTCTCCGAATTTACATATACCTAGTCCTGTTTAAAATTCAAGGGGCGGAGGGGGGGGTGCGTACATGCAATCCTATAACTTCTTTTCCGCGAGTGTAGCATTACCGATTCAAGACCATACTCGTCTCATTAGGGAGATCTAGCAATAGCCAAGCTCTTCTTGCATCTACCAAGTTGAATGTCCCATGTTCCAAAACCATAGGCTTCATTCGGACTTTGGTCAGATCACCTTGTGTTCACCGTTTTCCACAACCCACCAATATTATTGTGTCTTCTTTGTCAGGTCGTCACAAAGAGGTAAGTTAAACACACTCATACATAGGTGGTGCATCACTTGGGGTATGGTGCCTGAGCCACAACTTTCACTAAAACCATTTTGTCACCAGAAGATGAGTCCCCCACCaccccccacccccgcccctgTCTTTTGCTCAATTTAGCATCAGCTTTTAAAACCTGCCCTTATTCATTATTTCTTGAGTAACAAGTAGCCGATGATATTTAGGGCAAaagtacttcctccgtcccaaaattagtgtctcaactttgtactaactttagtacaaagttgtactaaagttgagacacttattttgggatggagggagtacattaATAAAGGCTCAACACCTCTTTATGTCAATTAAAAGAAACCTGGGCAGCTGCCACTGAACATGATGGAGTACTTACAAGGGTTGATAAGTTGCAACATGGCTTTCTGATATATGTATTCGGGACATCCTTGATGGTGGCAGCTTGATCCACATTGGCTCTAGGCAAATGCATAGTCATTTCTAAAGAGCATGTGTAAGATCTCATATGCATTTCAACAAACTTTGCACCAACTCCAAACTAGTAATCTGAACAACACAGTGCACTAAACAGAATACGACATCATGCTGCTGAAAGTGACAAAAATGGAGACAATGGGCCATCTTATTGTGATTTGGATGAAGGAATTATTGTAGAAAGTTCCAGTTAAACTTCGCTAAGTAGTGCACTCATGTCATACACCTCATAATCCAAAAATCCACTTCGATGGGAAACTCGGGTTGAGAAATACATTTTCAAGAAAAATCTAGTCCACATGATCATAGACTTTAGACAAATGAAGTTTGTACTTTAAGCACATTGAGATGTATTGGGGTTTCTTTTTGTACTGAATATGATGGATAAAATTGAATGCAATGAGCATCCTTTCAGAAGACATTCTCCCCGCTATAACAACATCGATTCTTAAAGATGAAATCCATCAACATCAGTCGGAGTGGGTTGACGGTTAATTAGTTATATATGACGCACATTGTTTTACCGTGTAGACAGCGATCGATCGACGTAACGTTATTTTCATCCATGGTTTTTATTGAACTAAAGAACAAGATTATCTTGTGCAAACCAAACACATATTGTGCACGAAAAAATTGTCTATGCGAGGCTCTAAAATAATATATATGCAAGGCGAGCTGTCATTTTTATATACAATGTCTTCATACTGGCAAGAATTACATATGTAAACTTGTATATTTAGTAAAAAAAAGTCTGCTATTTTGGTCACCATGTTTAGAGTTTTGGAGGCAGGACAAAATCGACCTGGTCGCTTTCAGGATATAATTAAAACTGCGTATTTCTTGTTAGCATGACTATATGTAATTCATAAACACGTAACTGATCCTTTGTGTAAATAAACTAAGGCTAGTAGCAACAATCACACTGCCGTCACTAGTGACGCTCGAAGATCAACTATGCAGCCATTCGTATGCCTCAAAAAGGACCCAACCATGCAAGCATATGTTCGTTACTAGTTATCCGTTGGTACCACCAATGTAAGCAGTTTATTTTTATGGAATCCGTCTGAGTTTCTGACCTCGAACATTGCAGTGCAATGTCACAGTAAGCACAGCCCTTGGATCACAATTGGACGCATAGGACGATACCAATTCGATGCAATATTTCCTTTAGGCACTTAAACTCATTGAGGCCATTTCAGTGCACCATTTACTTGTACCCAGTGGCGGACCCAGGAATTGTTGACGCCCCAGGCGAACAACTAATGGCTAAAAACTACCCAGAAAAAACTTCAATTTCAAGGCATACAAGAATCAATCTATGTTTTGCATAACTAATAAGAAACCAAACATGATATTCAATGGCAGCATTTGTTCCATAATGGGTCAACTAATAAAGCAAGACAAATCAAAAGACAATATGTGGTATAGATAAATGATACAGAAGATTGATACCAAATTAAATGATTGGTTGATCCGAGCCTCCCATGACTACATCTTCAAGAGCAGACATCGCTAAACCTTCAATCATCAATTTTGAAATGCGAATCAGTGCATAATATAGCAGGCAAAACTAATTAACAATAGATGCAAAAAGTGAAAACTTACGTGTAGGACGAGGCAAAACACCTTTACGTGTGCGATAACCTTGAAATCGCTCAATGATCTTGGATTCTTCGATACTAACAAATACATCTCTCTCAATGTAACATACCATTCTATGATTCATCCAATCATCACCTATTTTGTTCCTCAATCCGGTCTTGATAATGCTCATTGCTGAGAATTCCCTTTCCACGGTTGCGGTTGCAACAGGTAAAATCAATGCTAACTCAACCAGACGGTAAACTAAGGGAAAAGTTGTGTGCATATCACTTTTAACCATATTCATGGCAAGATGACCAAGATCATTGCAATTCATCAAATGTGGATCACCTCTTGCTTCCCGAATGAATGAGTCTAGTTGGTTTCTAAGGACAAAAGTAACTTCATATGTAGAGAAATCAGCAGCATACATATTAGCAAGATCTACTAGCTTGTCTTCATTATAATTGGCAAATGAATTCTTGGGGTCAAGACAAGCAATGCATCTCAACAATTGAGTAGACCTTTCAGCAAAGCGGTTGTTCAACTCCACAATAAGCTGATCATGCAACACATTGAATATTTCAAATTTGAAATGATGGTTGTAAGTTACCATTTGCCCACCCCAAGACCTTGAACGGCCATTAGCAGTTCTTGTATCTTCCATATTTGGCACTACAATGTTGAATTTGACACAAAAGTCTGTTACCTCTTTGAAGAGCTCATCCCAACCATTCTGCCTTATCTCTTGAATATCCTCCAATGTGGTTTTAATCAATCCCACAGCACGTACAATATTTTGATTTTTCAATTGCAAGCATTGTGACAGATTGTTAGTCTTGCCCAATAATCTAATCATAAGATGCAATATGAGAAAAAATTCAAAAGACTCCATGTGCTTTATCAACCCCGCAGCTGTGGTTCTTTGGGCAACATTATTTGCATCATTGTGTAAATTTTCTAATACCTTTAGAACTGGTTTCCACATCTCAACAAGACGACACAATGTTTTATGATGTGATCCCCACCGTGTATCACCAGGTCTTGCAAGGTTAGTTAGTTGGTTTTTCCCTTTTCCCTCAAGAAGTTCCCCGGACTCTATTTGGCGTACTATTTCATCATGTTGCTCTTGGGCTAACTGATCATGTCTTTTACAAGAAGCATTAACAATGTTAACAACCATGCTTGTGTACTCAAAAAAATCCCTTACTGATGAACAACACTTGGCAACAGCAACAACCACTAATTGTAACTGGTGGGCAAAACAATGTATATAATGAGCATAAGGATTTTCCTCCAAGATCAATCTTTGCAACCCATGAAATTCCCCTCTCATGTTTGAAGCCCCATCATAACCCTGCCATCTCAAATTAGACATAGATAAGCCAAGATTACCAAGCATACCATCCAAAGCTACCTTCAGTGAAGTTGCTTTAGTGTCAGGAACATGCTCAACTGCCATGAATCTCTCAATCACCTCCCCTCGTTTGCCGAGATACCTACAAAAGACAAAGGACCATGATTAATATATAAGAACTTTAAGAAAAATACACCTATAAGGCTACAATAACACACACACAAGCAAATGTACTGACCTCAAACACATAGCCATTTGCTCCTTCATAGATGCATCTCTGGACTCATCAACAAGTAATGCAAATTTACTATCTCCAATCTCCTCAAGAATGGCACTggtggtctcttttgcacaagcCTTGCATAAATCCTTTTGTATCTTATGTGATGTCAGCTTATGGTTATCTCCCGCATCCCCAAATAATTTTGCCACCTTTGGGTCTTTCTTTATGAACAAGTCCAACAACTCTTTAAAGTTACCCTTATTCATTGAGCTAGTAGACTCATCATGACCACGAAAAGCAAGAGCTTGTAGTATCAAAAATTTGACAATACCCAATATAATCAAGAGACGGGCTTTGTATTCTTCTTCTTGCTTCTGAGAACCCCTATCAAAGACATGTGAAAGATTTTGTCTTTGATTTTTGAAATCCTCATAATGTTGCCTAGATTTATTATGAGCACTATCATGCTTGCCAACATGTTGATTAAAAACTTTAGGTCCATCCTTCCAAGATTTGAATCCATTTCTCGTGAATGCTTCAATACCATAGTTTTCAGCTCTTGGTTGCTTAAACAGAAAACAATAAAAGCAAAAGGCTGATCTTTTTTCAATGCTATATTCCAACCAGCCGCGATGATCATTGAACCAATAGTTATGAAAGCTCCTACCATTTATCTTTTCATATGTATGATTAGTTGGTTGGCAAGGACCCATACTAATGTACTCCCTTCTAGCAAGATCTCTAATGTCTGGATCTAACTCCTCAATTGGTATTCTCTTACCGGGGTCAGATTCAACATCACCGGGTTTGAGTTCAGCTCTAACATTAGGGGCAGATTCAACATCAGTTGTTTGAGCTGAAGGACCCGTTTCTGCGGCTTCGATGGTTTGAACTTGAAAAAAAGAATTCAATGTCTTGTTTCTTTTGCTCATCTTGAGCTCCTGTAAAAATTTAGAGAAACAAAAATTTCTCAATGTCAATATTGGTATCTAACAAACATCTAACAAACAGACAAACAGTGGCATTTAGCAACTAAAATCATCATCATCCAATCAAGACAATGGCATCTATAAAAAAAAGGGCATCAGGCCATCAAAATTATACTGAGAAAGTGACTACCTCGCTGGACACCGGGCCGGGCAGCCTATAGGCTGCAGCTTCGCACGGCCGCGCCCTAGCCGGGTTCGCTGCCTCGCGCTCTCGCCGCCACGCAGGATGCCGGACACGGCGAACTGCACAGCAGCCGCAACCCGCAGTGCCGCAGCGGTAGCGGCACAACCGAggggcgggggagggggggggctGAAACGGGGGGGCGCTCGAAGGGGGATCCGTGGGCACTGCCGGACGGAGGCAAGAAGCTGACCGGCGACGACGGGTGGCGAccggcgacggcgggcggcgACCGGTGACGACTTAGGGTTCATCGGGTCCAGAATGAGTCGGGGGCAGAGCGTCTGGTCGTGCAGCGGTGCGGCGGTGCGGACGAGTTGGCCTGGGCGGCCTGCCGGCTGGGCCTTTTCGCCTGGGCTGCCTGGGCTTGGACCTGGGCTGCGCCCCAGGCCAAAGTTTTTTTTAATTTAGGCCTACGATTTTTTCCATGCCCCAGGCAATGGCCTGGGCTGCCTGGGGCCCAAATCCGCCCATGCTTGTACCCGCTCTTGTAAGTTTGCAGGGTTTATCGACCTTACATTTTTTCTCCTAATTTGTTATTCTCACTTTTATTCGTCTCAGTCAACTGATTAAATTTTGAGGTATATTAAATCGCCAATGGTTAAAAGAAAGTTGGTCAATGTATGTAAGTGTTTCTAATCATTTAGtgcccatgcatgcatgcactgcGGTTTTTGACGATACAAGCGCGCTAATTGGGTAGTTATGGAAACTATGAAATTTGTTCCCCCGGTCGTGATCATCTTGGTTGCTGAGATTTTTATTTTTATAGGCCTAACAAACCAGAAAAGGTGAAGCAGTACCAAAATCATATCCTTCACTTACTCGATCTAGGACTGAGATTTAAGAAGATCCGACAATCATATGTTTCGAGGGATTTTATTATAATTCTTAGTTTTGAAAATCGAACTTGAATCTCCGGGTTTTTTTAAAGCACGTGCATTTATTATAAAACTAAGAATTACAATCAAATCCCTCAGAAACAGCTTCTCTCGACGGTAATGTGTTTTGGAAGACAAAATTCTTCCAAGGCTTCAATAAAGACACCACAATTGGATCAGAGCGCTAACCACTCGGACACTTGCACAGACTTGATTACTAATAGAGCTCGAGGGAACCCCTTGAATCACTAACCTAAAAAGACATACTTGGGCTAGGGATGATCCCCTAGAAGTGCATGTTGTCGACACAATAACTTTGTCATATTGCTGAAGAAATATTCTAATTCACAAAAAATCAAACCAAAGAGGCATGAAGACATACTGATGAAAACTCAGCAAATCCAAAAGATCGATTCTACAAGGACACAAACATAAATTCCACACAATAGCAGTTGCACCAAACATACAGAGAAAACATAGCTCTGCCTCCTTACGTAGCATTGACCGGTAGAGCATCGCC contains:
- the LOC125527369 gene encoding uncharacterized protein LOC125527369, producing MRGEFHGLQRLILEENPYAHYIHCFAHQLQLVVVAVAKCCSSVRDFFEYTSMVVNIVNASCKRHDQLAQEQHDEIVRQIESGELLEGKGKNQLTNLARPGDTRWGSHHKTLCRLVEMWKPVLKVLENLHNDANNVAQRTTAAGLIKHMESFEFFLILHLMIRLLGKTNNLSQCLQLKNQNIVRAVGLIKTTLEDIQEIRQNGWDELFKEVTDFCVKFNIVVPNMEDTRTANGRSRSWGGQMVTYNHHFKFEIFNVLHDQLIVELNNRFAERSTQLLRCIACLDPKNSFANYNEDKLVDLANMYAADFSTYEVTFVLRNQLDSFIREARGDPHLMNCNDLGHLAMNMVKSDMHTTFPLVYRLVELALILPVATATVEREFSAMSIIKTGLRNKIGDDWMNHRMVCYIERDVFVSIEESKIIERFQGYRTRKGVLPRPTRKFSLFASIVN